A genomic window from Quercus lobata isolate SW786 chromosome 10, ValleyOak3.0 Primary Assembly, whole genome shotgun sequence includes:
- the LOC115965320 gene encoding protein C2-DOMAIN ABA-RELATED 4-like, producing MATEASPRRRRSSPDKSGRSSSTSLMENLLGLLRIRVKRGVNLAVRDVRSSDPYVVIKMNRQKLKTRVIKKDVNPEWNEDLTLSVTDPNHPIQLTVYDHDTFSKDDKMGDAEFEIKSYIDALRMNLSGLPSGTIVSRIQPSRQNCLSEESCITWTEGKMIQDLCLRLRNVECGEVEIQLQWIDLPGSKGL from the exons ATGGCAACAGAGGCATcaccaagaagaagaagaagttcaCCGGATAAGAGTGGAAGATCATCATCCACGTCTCTAATGGAAAATCTGCTTGGACTCCTCAGAATTCGCGTCAAGCGCGGTGTTAATCTCGCCGTTCGTGACGTTCGTAGCAGCGACCCTTATGTTGTCATCAAGATGAACAGACAG AAACTGAAGACGCGTGTTATTAAAAAGGATGTTAATCCTGAATGGAATGAAGATCTAACTCTTTCTGTTACAGACCCTAATCATCCGATCCAgctg ACCGTTTATGACCATGACACATTTAGCAAAGATGACAAAATGGGAGATGCAGAGTTTGAAATCAAATCATATATAGATGCCTTGAGGATGAATTTGTCAGGCCTCCCAAGTGGCACCATAGTGTCGAGAATACAACCAAGCAGGCAAAACTGCCTTTCTGAAGAGAGCTGCATCACGTGGACTGAAGGCAAAATGATTCAAGATCTCTGCCTCAGATTGAGAAATGTGGAATGTGGGGAAGTTGAAATCCAATTGCAGTGGATTGACCTTCCTGGTTCCAAGGGTTTATAA